In Leuconostocaceae bacterium ESL0723, the following proteins share a genomic window:
- the menB gene encoding 1,4-dihydroxy-2-naphthoyl-CoA synthase: MTTWQSKQSYSEILYEVNQDGQHPGQIAKITMNDPKSHNAFTPKMVAEMIDAFTRARDDSKVGVIILTGAGDQAFSSGGNQKVRGNGGYVGQDGIPRLNVLDLQRLMRVIPKPIIAMVKGWSVGGGNVLQLVADLTVAADNAKFGQTGPQVGSFDAGYGSGYLAQVIGHKRAKEVWFLNHFYSAEEAYQMNWINRVVPLAEVEDATIEWADEMLTKSPTALRFIKAAMNADTDGLAGLQQFAGDATLLYYTTDEAKEGRDAFKEKRQPDFDQFPHFP; the protein is encoded by the coding sequence ATGACGACTTGGCAATCGAAGCAAAGCTACAGTGAGATTTTATATGAAGTCAACCAGGACGGGCAGCACCCGGGTCAGATTGCTAAAATCACCATGAACGACCCTAAAAGTCATAATGCCTTTACCCCTAAGATGGTTGCTGAGATGATTGATGCCTTCACCCGGGCCCGGGATGATAGCAAGGTTGGTGTCATTATCTTGACCGGTGCCGGCGACCAGGCCTTTTCATCCGGGGGAAACCAGAAGGTCCGGGGTAACGGCGGTTATGTCGGTCAGGATGGGATTCCCCGTTTGAATGTTTTGGATCTCCAACGCTTGATGCGGGTTATTCCAAAACCTATTATTGCCATGGTCAAGGGCTGGTCAGTTGGGGGCGGTAACGTCTTGCAGCTGGTCGCTGACCTGACGGTCGCCGCTGACAATGCCAAATTCGGTCAGACCGGTCCGCAGGTGGGCTCCTTTGATGCCGGTTATGGTTCCGGGTATTTGGCCCAGGTCATCGGGCATAAGCGGGCCAAGGAAGTTTGGTTTTTAAACCACTTCTATAGCGCTGAAGAAGCTTACCAGATGAACTGGATTAACCGGGTGGTGCCCCTGGCTGAGGTCGAAGATGCCACCATTGAATGGGCCGATGAAATGCTGACGAAGTCACCGACTGCCCTGCGCTTTATCAAGGCGGCGATGAATGCCGATACCGATGGCCTGGCTGGGTTACAGCAGTTCGCTGGGGATGCCACCCTCCTGTATTACACGACTGACGAGGCCAAGGAAGGCCGCGACGCCTTCAAGGAAAAGCGGCAGCCGGACTTTGACCAGTTCCCTCACTTTCCTTAA
- a CDS encoding GHKL domain-containing protein: MRLATKTFTFNMPDQSTDAILSMTLAELDLYRLFLSLVLGMLALCCLAYQAYCYWTDKHKRQENTQHYIAYLEKKTIEQQQFIHDYQNLVSSLKLGLIQEDLSTIRNAFKEVLAEPLSLETTHSLNFSAIQSASFQSLLATCWGRAHQADVTLQTELLGAPPFTMPATYNRSIYRIIGILLDNAIQAAAHCQTGLVSVGLTNAREGQPCQIVICNTFNQAETVSPDLNPRQPKPCSDHGWGLRFVHQYLKKHINQYTLKTEVREDRVYQVLTFQEGL, translated from the coding sequence ATGAGACTAGCCACCAAGACCTTTACTTTCAATATGCCTGACCAGTCGACCGATGCCATCCTATCAATGACCTTAGCAGAATTAGACCTGTATCGCCTGTTCCTTAGTTTGGTCTTGGGAATGCTGGCCCTTTGTTGTTTGGCTTACCAAGCCTATTGCTATTGGACTGATAAGCATAAGCGTCAGGAAAATACCCAGCATTACATTGCCTACCTTGAGAAGAAGACGATTGAACAACAGCAATTCATCCATGACTACCAGAACCTTGTGAGTAGCCTAAAGCTTGGCTTAATCCAAGAAGATTTGTCAACCATTCGCAATGCCTTTAAAGAAGTTTTAGCTGAACCGCTTTCATTAGAAACCACCCACTCCTTGAATTTTAGTGCCATCCAATCGGCTAGCTTCCAAAGTTTACTGGCAACCTGTTGGGGCCGGGCCCATCAAGCCGACGTCACCCTGCAAACCGAACTACTCGGCGCGCCACCCTTTACCATGCCGGCGACCTATAACCGTTCGATTTATCGAATTATCGGAATCCTGCTTGATAACGCCATTCAGGCGGCGGCCCACTGTCAGACCGGTTTAGTCAGCGTCGGCTTAACCAATGCCAGGGAAGGGCAACCCTGTCAAATTGTAATCTGTAACACCTTTAATCAGGCCGAAACTGTGTCACCGGATCTCAATCCCCGCCAGCCAAAGCCCTGTTCCGACCATGGTTGGGGTTTACGCTTTGTCCACCAGTATTTAAAAAAGCATATCAACCAATACACCCTTAAGACCGAAGTCAGGGAAGACCGGGTTTACCAGGTACTAACCTTTCAGGAGGGACTATGA
- a CDS encoding PaaI family thioesterase produces MDITELLGIHAIKISPQETVLELAVTDKVKQPYGLVHGGVNALLAETAASMAAQANLPAGAHAVGIDIETHHLLPVQTGTLVATAHPLRLGKQIQTWTVTLKLKNTEQITSFSTVTTKSQTH; encoded by the coding sequence ATGGATATTACAGAACTGTTAGGCATTCACGCCATCAAAATTAGCCCCCAGGAAACGGTCTTAGAACTGGCCGTTACTGACAAAGTTAAACAACCCTACGGCCTAGTCCATGGTGGGGTCAACGCGCTTCTGGCCGAAACCGCTGCTTCCATGGCCGCCCAGGCCAATTTGCCAGCTGGTGCCCACGCTGTTGGCATCGATATCGAGACCCACCACCTACTGCCGGTTCAAACCGGCACCTTGGTGGCCACCGCCCATCCCCTGCGACTCGGAAAACAGATTCAAACCTGGACAGTTACCCTAAAATTGAAAAATACTGAACAAATTACAAGCTTTAGTACCGTTACCACAAAAAGTCAAACACATTGA